The proteins below are encoded in one region of Plutella xylostella chromosome Z, ilPluXylo3.1, whole genome shotgun sequence:
- the LOC105380510 gene encoding MOG interacting and ectopic P-granules protein 1 isoform X1 codes for MNGDVNGTMEEPMETLSPSAEGDNMQSLKPTTEANIAESQPDCNIAENKPSLDITENPPSPGITENPPSPGITENPPSPDIQACPDTVEDKQNSDTTNNQLSPDITLNQPSPDQMDAEDDQNISENDKDIIAKQPNLDITDNQPSPDITENKASLANIENSETTCGNGDTSEDINLENGNLDPLNNKTENSNHESSNEKSENIEDNTVKGDNSTESKPSSQDNSSETVLTESQKEAEKKENDRLDLYMKAAKIKSSTSLKQALESNTECHLFQLERERVFVFESDDADSLDEDSENGDKVADTVSINSDDDEDDDAQDNSDIVLVEDCKTQNGSEVHEIMSDDNDDCIVTNEETSNSSLSNGKNATLRRNRRASKRKNYDDSEDNDDESDVEVVPMEDPLNQDNSMPNAKRSTRSLMSAKKAKTNNNNQKDSVVIVDTISILDDKEKKSSAVKNVSLNAQNLCQSIAARGTTVTAVSVKAAPSSQSSQTASPPAPVLPSLTDDMFVVEAPSFIVPYVYEKPSIKPFREFVDILGKELEDQKAKEELERLEKEKLKKEAKDKDRKERKERGEEVSESEDEEKKKKREANRARRRKQRTEEDDDSWNGSNSSESEDDILSDEEGKIKDDDSIEEVKEIMPGASHTGKPDSYFNCSLGKFFMDIGQNLVQEFVQIDLLKQQTRKLNREKKGGHSTRATETSLASLRKNIELSKESNEPFTFNQVKCEFCTFKSESMLTMANHLEVPHMKNNLYRCNFCPFEIKSPHDILMHMEKEHSVRGRLERAPAGHQCVNCPFEDNGKGKLARHIISCAKRFKPDMNLCPPVEWEPPAKIPKIAKQRGNAGYNSGYNRPAAPVRGVSVGNIMSAMATFKTRPRTPAVPALTRAPVTAMPALRGMNNVPVPLQVPGLTTPSGKPARPLQQAPSISITPLPRNPQPGSPLALGTQAKGTFVICEICDGYIKDLEQLRNHMLWTHQVKIHPKMIYNRPPLNCQKCQFRFFTDRGLERHLLGSHGLVTSSMQEAANKGKDAGRCPVCGRVYQWKLLSHVARDHKLTLKPAHLSYKCTVCTATFGMYKQFENHVYSAHRVVAKRVVDKGKPDAPKDAAVLKPVKINDEITITPQPAKATTSKGK; via the exons ATGAATGGGGATGTGAATGGTACCATGGAGGAGCCAATGGAGACCCTGTCTCCTAGTGCTGAAGGTGACAACATGCAGTCCCTGAAACCGACAACAGAAGCCAATATTGCAGAGAGCCAACCAGACTGTAATATTGCTGAAAATAAACCAAGTTTGGACATCACAGAGAACCCACCAAGCCCTGGTATCACAGAGAATCCACCAAGCCCTGGTATCACAGAGAATCCACCAAGCCCTGATATCCAGGCATGCCCTGATACCGTAGAAGACAAACAAAATTCTGATACCACAAACAACCAACTCAGCCCAGATATTACATTAAACCAACCAAGCCCTGATCAGATGGATGCAGAGGATGATCAAAACATATCAGAGAATGATAAAGATATCATTGCAAAACAACCTAACTTGGATATCACAGATAACCAACCAAGCCCTGATATTACAGAGAACAAAGCCAGCCTAGCAAACATAGAGAACTCAGAAACTACTTGTGGCAATGGTGATACCTCAGAAgatattaatttagaaaatGGAAACCTAGAtcctttaaataataaaactgaaaACTCAAACCATGAAAGCAGTAACGAAAAATCCGAAAATATTGAAGATAACACAGTTAAAGGTGACAATAGTACTGAATCAAAGCCTTCATCCCAAGACAATAGTTCTGAAACAGTGTTGACTGAATCCCAAAAAGAAGCAgagaaaaaagaaaatgatAGGTTAGATCTCTACATGAAAGCAGCTAAAATTAAATCATCTACATCATTGAAACAAGCACTTGAAAGTAACACTGAG TGTCACTTGTTTCAGttggagagagagagagtttTTGTGTTCGAATCTGATGACGCAGATTCTTTGGATGAAGATAGTGAAAACGGAGATAAAGTTGCAGATACAGTTAGCATTAATtcagatgatgatgaagatgatgatgcTCAAGATAATAGTGACATTGTTTTAGTCGAAGATTGTAAAACGCAAAATGGCTCAGAAGTTCACGAAATTATGAGCGATGATAACGATGATTGCATTGTGACAAATGAAGAAACTTCTAATTCTAGTTTGAGTAATGGCAAAAATGCAACTTTAAGGCGCAACCGGCGCGCTTCAAAGAGAAAGAACTATGATGATAGTGAAGACAATGATGATGAGTCTGATGTAGAAGTTGTGCCTATGGAAGATCCTTTAAATCAAGATAACAGCATGCCAAATGCAAAGAGATCTACTAGATCTCTGATGAGTGCAAAAAaggcaaaaacaaataataacaatcagaAGGACTCTGTAGTTATTGTTGATACAATTTCTATATTGGATGACAAAGAAAAGAAGTCGTCAGCAGTTAAGAATGTTTCTCTCAATGCTCAAAATCTTTGTCAAAGTATAGCAGCGCGAGGTACAACAGTCACAGCGGTCAGTGTAAAAGCAGCGCCGTCTTCACAGAGCTCGCAGACAGCGTCGCCCCCCGCGCCGGTGCTGCCCTCCCTCACTGACGACATGTTCGTTGTGGAAGCCCCGTCATTCATCGTCCCATACGTCTATGAGAAACCATCTATAAAGCCCTTCAGGGAATTTGTTGATATCTTAGGTAAAGAACTAGAAGACCAAAAAGCTAAGGAGGAACTCGAAAGACTGGAAAAGGAGAAGTTAAAAAAAGAAGCAAAAGATAAAGACCGTAAAGAACGAAAAGAGAGAGGGGAAGAAGTATCTGAATCTGAAGATgaagaaaagaaaaagaaaagggAAGCAAATAGAG CTCGCAGGCGTAAACAAAGGACAGAAGAAGATGATGATTCATGGAATGGATCCAATTCTTCTGAATCTGAAGATGATATTTTAAGTGATGAAGAGGGAAAAATTAAAGATGATGACTCAATTGAGGAAGTAAAAGAAATTATGCCTGGTGCATCTCATACAGGGAAGCCAGACAGTTATTTCAATTGTTCTCTTGGTAAATTCTTTATGGACATTGGACAGAATTTAGTTCAGGAGTTTGTTCAAATCGACTTGCTAAAACAACAAACCCGTAAACTTAATAGAGAAAAGAAAGGTGGTCATAGCACAAGAGCAACTGAAACTTCACTGGCATCACTTAGGAAAAATATAGAGCTTAGTAAAGAAAGTAATGAACCATTCACATTTAACCAGGTTAAATGTGAGTTTTGTACTTTTAAGTCGGAGTCAATGCTTACCATGGCTAATCATTTAGAAGTACCTCACATGAAGAATAATTTGTACAGATGTAATTTTTGTCCATTTGAAATTAAGAGTCCACATGATATATTGATGCATATGGAGAAGGAGCATAGTGTGAGGGGCAGACTGGAGCGAGCGCCGGCCGGCCACCAGTGCGTCAACTGTCCCTTCGAGGACAATGGCAAGGGCAAGCTGGCCCGACATATCATATCCTGCGCTAAGAGATTCAAGCCAGACATGAACTTGTGTCCACCAGTCGAGTGGGAACCCCCAGCGAAGATACCAAAG ATAGCCAAGCAGCGAGGCAACGCAGGCTACAACTCGGGGTACAACCGCCCCGCGGCGCCGGTGCGCGGTGTGAGCGTCGGCAACATCATGTCGGCCATGGCCACGTTCAAGACCCGGCCGCGCACGCCGGCGGTGCCCGCGCTCACCCGCGCGCCCGTCACTGCCATGCCAGCCCTGCGGGGCATGAACAATGTACCGGTGCCCTTGCAAGTGCCTGGATTG acTACTCCATCGGGAAAGCCTGCAAGGCCTTTACAGCAGGCGCCATCAATTTCCATCACGCCTCTGCCGCGCAACCCGCAGCCCGGCAGCCCGCTGGCTCTGGGGACGCAGGCTAAAGGAACATTCGTTATCTGTGAAATCTGCGATGGATACATAAAGGATTTGGAACAGCTAAGAAACCACATGCTGTGGACACATCAAGTGAAAATCCACCCGAAAATGATTTACAACAGACCGCCGCTGAATTGCCAGAAATGCCAATTCCG GTTCTTCACGGACCGAGGTCTGGAGCGGCATCTGCTGGGCTCGCACGGGCTCGTCACCAGCTCCATGCAAGAAGCCGCCAATAAGGGAAAGGACGCTGGACGTTGTCCCGTCTGTGGCAGG GTATACCAATGGAAATTGCTCAGTCACGTGGCGCGAGACCACAAGCTGACTCTCAAACCGGCGCATCTCTCGTACAAATGCACCGTGTGCACTGCCACCTTCGGCATGTACAAACAGTTTGAGAACCACGTGTACTCTGCCCACCGCGTGGTGGCCAAGCGCGTGGTCGATAAGGGAAAGCCCGACGCGCCCAAAGATGCAGCGGTTCTCAAGCCGGTCAAGATTAACGATGAGATTACTATCACGCCGCAACCGGCCAAGGCGACGACGTCTAAGGGGAAATAA
- the LOC105380510 gene encoding MOG interacting and ectopic P-granules protein 1 isoform X2 → MNGDVNGTMEEPMETLSPSAEGDNMQSLKPTTEANIAESQPDCNIAENKPSLDITENPPSPGITENPPSPGITENPPSPDIQACPDTVEDKQNSDTTNNQLSPDITLNQPSPDQMDAEDDQNISENDKDIIAKQPNLDITDNQPSPDITENKASLANIENSETTCGNGDTSEDINLENGNLDPLNNKTENSNHESSNEKSENIEDNTVKGDNSTESKPSSQDNSSETVLTESQKEAEKKENDRLDLYMKAAKIKSSTSLKQALESNTELERERVFVFESDDADSLDEDSENGDKVADTVSINSDDDEDDDAQDNSDIVLVEDCKTQNGSEVHEIMSDDNDDCIVTNEETSNSSLSNGKNATLRRNRRASKRKNYDDSEDNDDESDVEVVPMEDPLNQDNSMPNAKRSTRSLMSAKKAKTNNNNQKDSVVIVDTISILDDKEKKSSAVKNVSLNAQNLCQSIAARGTTVTAVSVKAAPSSQSSQTASPPAPVLPSLTDDMFVVEAPSFIVPYVYEKPSIKPFREFVDILGKELEDQKAKEELERLEKEKLKKEAKDKDRKERKERGEEVSESEDEEKKKKREANRARRRKQRTEEDDDSWNGSNSSESEDDILSDEEGKIKDDDSIEEVKEIMPGASHTGKPDSYFNCSLGKFFMDIGQNLVQEFVQIDLLKQQTRKLNREKKGGHSTRATETSLASLRKNIELSKESNEPFTFNQVKCEFCTFKSESMLTMANHLEVPHMKNNLYRCNFCPFEIKSPHDILMHMEKEHSVRGRLERAPAGHQCVNCPFEDNGKGKLARHIISCAKRFKPDMNLCPPVEWEPPAKIPKIAKQRGNAGYNSGYNRPAAPVRGVSVGNIMSAMATFKTRPRTPAVPALTRAPVTAMPALRGMNNVPVPLQVPGLTTPSGKPARPLQQAPSISITPLPRNPQPGSPLALGTQAKGTFVICEICDGYIKDLEQLRNHMLWTHQVKIHPKMIYNRPPLNCQKCQFRFFTDRGLERHLLGSHGLVTSSMQEAANKGKDAGRCPVCGRVYQWKLLSHVARDHKLTLKPAHLSYKCTVCTATFGMYKQFENHVYSAHRVVAKRVVDKGKPDAPKDAAVLKPVKINDEITITPQPAKATTSKGK, encoded by the exons ATGAATGGGGATGTGAATGGTACCATGGAGGAGCCAATGGAGACCCTGTCTCCTAGTGCTGAAGGTGACAACATGCAGTCCCTGAAACCGACAACAGAAGCCAATATTGCAGAGAGCCAACCAGACTGTAATATTGCTGAAAATAAACCAAGTTTGGACATCACAGAGAACCCACCAAGCCCTGGTATCACAGAGAATCCACCAAGCCCTGGTATCACAGAGAATCCACCAAGCCCTGATATCCAGGCATGCCCTGATACCGTAGAAGACAAACAAAATTCTGATACCACAAACAACCAACTCAGCCCAGATATTACATTAAACCAACCAAGCCCTGATCAGATGGATGCAGAGGATGATCAAAACATATCAGAGAATGATAAAGATATCATTGCAAAACAACCTAACTTGGATATCACAGATAACCAACCAAGCCCTGATATTACAGAGAACAAAGCCAGCCTAGCAAACATAGAGAACTCAGAAACTACTTGTGGCAATGGTGATACCTCAGAAgatattaatttagaaaatGGAAACCTAGAtcctttaaataataaaactgaaaACTCAAACCATGAAAGCAGTAACGAAAAATCCGAAAATATTGAAGATAACACAGTTAAAGGTGACAATAGTACTGAATCAAAGCCTTCATCCCAAGACAATAGTTCTGAAACAGTGTTGACTGAATCCCAAAAAGAAGCAgagaaaaaagaaaatgatAGGTTAGATCTCTACATGAAAGCAGCTAAAATTAAATCATCTACATCATTGAAACAAGCACTTGAAAGTAACACTGAG ttggagagagagagagtttTTGTGTTCGAATCTGATGACGCAGATTCTTTGGATGAAGATAGTGAAAACGGAGATAAAGTTGCAGATACAGTTAGCATTAATtcagatgatgatgaagatgatgatgcTCAAGATAATAGTGACATTGTTTTAGTCGAAGATTGTAAAACGCAAAATGGCTCAGAAGTTCACGAAATTATGAGCGATGATAACGATGATTGCATTGTGACAAATGAAGAAACTTCTAATTCTAGTTTGAGTAATGGCAAAAATGCAACTTTAAGGCGCAACCGGCGCGCTTCAAAGAGAAAGAACTATGATGATAGTGAAGACAATGATGATGAGTCTGATGTAGAAGTTGTGCCTATGGAAGATCCTTTAAATCAAGATAACAGCATGCCAAATGCAAAGAGATCTACTAGATCTCTGATGAGTGCAAAAAaggcaaaaacaaataataacaatcagaAGGACTCTGTAGTTATTGTTGATACAATTTCTATATTGGATGACAAAGAAAAGAAGTCGTCAGCAGTTAAGAATGTTTCTCTCAATGCTCAAAATCTTTGTCAAAGTATAGCAGCGCGAGGTACAACAGTCACAGCGGTCAGTGTAAAAGCAGCGCCGTCTTCACAGAGCTCGCAGACAGCGTCGCCCCCCGCGCCGGTGCTGCCCTCCCTCACTGACGACATGTTCGTTGTGGAAGCCCCGTCATTCATCGTCCCATACGTCTATGAGAAACCATCTATAAAGCCCTTCAGGGAATTTGTTGATATCTTAGGTAAAGAACTAGAAGACCAAAAAGCTAAGGAGGAACTCGAAAGACTGGAAAAGGAGAAGTTAAAAAAAGAAGCAAAAGATAAAGACCGTAAAGAACGAAAAGAGAGAGGGGAAGAAGTATCTGAATCTGAAGATgaagaaaagaaaaagaaaagggAAGCAAATAGAG CTCGCAGGCGTAAACAAAGGACAGAAGAAGATGATGATTCATGGAATGGATCCAATTCTTCTGAATCTGAAGATGATATTTTAAGTGATGAAGAGGGAAAAATTAAAGATGATGACTCAATTGAGGAAGTAAAAGAAATTATGCCTGGTGCATCTCATACAGGGAAGCCAGACAGTTATTTCAATTGTTCTCTTGGTAAATTCTTTATGGACATTGGACAGAATTTAGTTCAGGAGTTTGTTCAAATCGACTTGCTAAAACAACAAACCCGTAAACTTAATAGAGAAAAGAAAGGTGGTCATAGCACAAGAGCAACTGAAACTTCACTGGCATCACTTAGGAAAAATATAGAGCTTAGTAAAGAAAGTAATGAACCATTCACATTTAACCAGGTTAAATGTGAGTTTTGTACTTTTAAGTCGGAGTCAATGCTTACCATGGCTAATCATTTAGAAGTACCTCACATGAAGAATAATTTGTACAGATGTAATTTTTGTCCATTTGAAATTAAGAGTCCACATGATATATTGATGCATATGGAGAAGGAGCATAGTGTGAGGGGCAGACTGGAGCGAGCGCCGGCCGGCCACCAGTGCGTCAACTGTCCCTTCGAGGACAATGGCAAGGGCAAGCTGGCCCGACATATCATATCCTGCGCTAAGAGATTCAAGCCAGACATGAACTTGTGTCCACCAGTCGAGTGGGAACCCCCAGCGAAGATACCAAAG ATAGCCAAGCAGCGAGGCAACGCAGGCTACAACTCGGGGTACAACCGCCCCGCGGCGCCGGTGCGCGGTGTGAGCGTCGGCAACATCATGTCGGCCATGGCCACGTTCAAGACCCGGCCGCGCACGCCGGCGGTGCCCGCGCTCACCCGCGCGCCCGTCACTGCCATGCCAGCCCTGCGGGGCATGAACAATGTACCGGTGCCCTTGCAAGTGCCTGGATTG acTACTCCATCGGGAAAGCCTGCAAGGCCTTTACAGCAGGCGCCATCAATTTCCATCACGCCTCTGCCGCGCAACCCGCAGCCCGGCAGCCCGCTGGCTCTGGGGACGCAGGCTAAAGGAACATTCGTTATCTGTGAAATCTGCGATGGATACATAAAGGATTTGGAACAGCTAAGAAACCACATGCTGTGGACACATCAAGTGAAAATCCACCCGAAAATGATTTACAACAGACCGCCGCTGAATTGCCAGAAATGCCAATTCCG GTTCTTCACGGACCGAGGTCTGGAGCGGCATCTGCTGGGCTCGCACGGGCTCGTCACCAGCTCCATGCAAGAAGCCGCCAATAAGGGAAAGGACGCTGGACGTTGTCCCGTCTGTGGCAGG GTATACCAATGGAAATTGCTCAGTCACGTGGCGCGAGACCACAAGCTGACTCTCAAACCGGCGCATCTCTCGTACAAATGCACCGTGTGCACTGCCACCTTCGGCATGTACAAACAGTTTGAGAACCACGTGTACTCTGCCCACCGCGTGGTGGCCAAGCGCGTGGTCGATAAGGGAAAGCCCGACGCGCCCAAAGATGCAGCGGTTCTCAAGCCGGTCAAGATTAACGATGAGATTACTATCACGCCGCAACCGGCCAAGGCGACGACGTCTAAGGGGAAATAA
- the LOC105380510 gene encoding MOG interacting and ectopic P-granules protein 1 isoform X3 — translation MNGDVNGTMEEPMETLSPSAEGDNMQSLKPTTEANIAESQPDCNIAENKPSLDITENPPSPGITENPPSPGITENPPSPDIQACPDTVEDKQNSDTTNNQLSPDITLNQPSPDQMDAEDDQNISENDKDIIAKQPNLDITDNQPSPDITENKASLANIENSETTCGNGDTSEDINLENGNLDPLNNKTENSNHESSNEKSENIEDNTVKGDNSTESKPSSQDNSSETVLTESQKEAEKKENDRLDLYMKAAKIKSSTSLKQALESNTEDSENEDESDDADSLDEDSENGDKVADTVSINSDDDEDDDAQDNSDIVLVEDCKTQNGSEVHEIMSDDNDDCIVTNEETSNSSLSNGKNATLRRNRRASKRKNYDDSEDNDDESDVEVVPMEDPLNQDNSMPNAKRSTRSLMSAKKAKTNNNNQKDSVVIVDTISILDDKEKKSSAVKNVSLNAQNLCQSIAARGTTVTAVSVKAAPSSQSSQTASPPAPVLPSLTDDMFVVEAPSFIVPYVYEKPSIKPFREFVDILGKELEDQKAKEELERLEKEKLKKEAKDKDRKERKERGEEVSESEDEEKKKKREANRARRRKQRTEEDDDSWNGSNSSESEDDILSDEEGKIKDDDSIEEVKEIMPGASHTGKPDSYFNCSLGKFFMDIGQNLVQEFVQIDLLKQQTRKLNREKKGGHSTRATETSLASLRKNIELSKESNEPFTFNQVKCEFCTFKSESMLTMANHLEVPHMKNNLYRCNFCPFEIKSPHDILMHMEKEHSVRGRLERAPAGHQCVNCPFEDNGKGKLARHIISCAKRFKPDMNLCPPVEWEPPAKIPKIAKQRGNAGYNSGYNRPAAPVRGVSVGNIMSAMATFKTRPRTPAVPALTRAPVTAMPALRGMNNVPVPLQVPGLTTPSGKPARPLQQAPSISITPLPRNPQPGSPLALGTQAKGTFVICEICDGYIKDLEQLRNHMLWTHQVKIHPKMIYNRPPLNCQKCQFRFFTDRGLERHLLGSHGLVTSSMQEAANKGKDAGRCPVCGRVYQWKLLSHVARDHKLTLKPAHLSYKCTVCTATFGMYKQFENHVYSAHRVVAKRVVDKGKPDAPKDAAVLKPVKINDEITITPQPAKATTSKGK, via the exons ATGAATGGGGATGTGAATGGTACCATGGAGGAGCCAATGGAGACCCTGTCTCCTAGTGCTGAAGGTGACAACATGCAGTCCCTGAAACCGACAACAGAAGCCAATATTGCAGAGAGCCAACCAGACTGTAATATTGCTGAAAATAAACCAAGTTTGGACATCACAGAGAACCCACCAAGCCCTGGTATCACAGAGAATCCACCAAGCCCTGGTATCACAGAGAATCCACCAAGCCCTGATATCCAGGCATGCCCTGATACCGTAGAAGACAAACAAAATTCTGATACCACAAACAACCAACTCAGCCCAGATATTACATTAAACCAACCAAGCCCTGATCAGATGGATGCAGAGGATGATCAAAACATATCAGAGAATGATAAAGATATCATTGCAAAACAACCTAACTTGGATATCACAGATAACCAACCAAGCCCTGATATTACAGAGAACAAAGCCAGCCTAGCAAACATAGAGAACTCAGAAACTACTTGTGGCAATGGTGATACCTCAGAAgatattaatttagaaaatGGAAACCTAGAtcctttaaataataaaactgaaaACTCAAACCATGAAAGCAGTAACGAAAAATCCGAAAATATTGAAGATAACACAGTTAAAGGTGACAATAGTACTGAATCAAAGCCTTCATCCCAAGACAATAGTTCTGAAACAGTGTTGACTGAATCCCAAAAAGAAGCAgagaaaaaagaaaatgatAGGTTAGATCTCTACATGAAAGCAGCTAAAATTAAATCATCTACATCATTGAAACAAGCACTTGAAAGTAACACTGAG gATTCTGAAAACGAAGA CGAATCTGATGACGCAGATTCTTTGGATGAAGATAGTGAAAACGGAGATAAAGTTGCAGATACAGTTAGCATTAATtcagatgatgatgaagatgatgatgcTCAAGATAATAGTGACATTGTTTTAGTCGAAGATTGTAAAACGCAAAATGGCTCAGAAGTTCACGAAATTATGAGCGATGATAACGATGATTGCATTGTGACAAATGAAGAAACTTCTAATTCTAGTTTGAGTAATGGCAAAAATGCAACTTTAAGGCGCAACCGGCGCGCTTCAAAGAGAAAGAACTATGATGATAGTGAAGACAATGATGATGAGTCTGATGTAGAAGTTGTGCCTATGGAAGATCCTTTAAATCAAGATAACAGCATGCCAAATGCAAAGAGATCTACTAGATCTCTGATGAGTGCAAAAAaggcaaaaacaaataataacaatcagaAGGACTCTGTAGTTATTGTTGATACAATTTCTATATTGGATGACAAAGAAAAGAAGTCGTCAGCAGTTAAGAATGTTTCTCTCAATGCTCAAAATCTTTGTCAAAGTATAGCAGCGCGAGGTACAACAGTCACAGCGGTCAGTGTAAAAGCAGCGCCGTCTTCACAGAGCTCGCAGACAGCGTCGCCCCCCGCGCCGGTGCTGCCCTCCCTCACTGACGACATGTTCGTTGTGGAAGCCCCGTCATTCATCGTCCCATACGTCTATGAGAAACCATCTATAAAGCCCTTCAGGGAATTTGTTGATATCTTAGGTAAAGAACTAGAAGACCAAAAAGCTAAGGAGGAACTCGAAAGACTGGAAAAGGAGAAGTTAAAAAAAGAAGCAAAAGATAAAGACCGTAAAGAACGAAAAGAGAGAGGGGAAGAAGTATCTGAATCTGAAGATgaagaaaagaaaaagaaaagggAAGCAAATAGAG CTCGCAGGCGTAAACAAAGGACAGAAGAAGATGATGATTCATGGAATGGATCCAATTCTTCTGAATCTGAAGATGATATTTTAAGTGATGAAGAGGGAAAAATTAAAGATGATGACTCAATTGAGGAAGTAAAAGAAATTATGCCTGGTGCATCTCATACAGGGAAGCCAGACAGTTATTTCAATTGTTCTCTTGGTAAATTCTTTATGGACATTGGACAGAATTTAGTTCAGGAGTTTGTTCAAATCGACTTGCTAAAACAACAAACCCGTAAACTTAATAGAGAAAAGAAAGGTGGTCATAGCACAAGAGCAACTGAAACTTCACTGGCATCACTTAGGAAAAATATAGAGCTTAGTAAAGAAAGTAATGAACCATTCACATTTAACCAGGTTAAATGTGAGTTTTGTACTTTTAAGTCGGAGTCAATGCTTACCATGGCTAATCATTTAGAAGTACCTCACATGAAGAATAATTTGTACAGATGTAATTTTTGTCCATTTGAAATTAAGAGTCCACATGATATATTGATGCATATGGAGAAGGAGCATAGTGTGAGGGGCAGACTGGAGCGAGCGCCGGCCGGCCACCAGTGCGTCAACTGTCCCTTCGAGGACAATGGCAAGGGCAAGCTGGCCCGACATATCATATCCTGCGCTAAGAGATTCAAGCCAGACATGAACTTGTGTCCACCAGTCGAGTGGGAACCCCCAGCGAAGATACCAAAG ATAGCCAAGCAGCGAGGCAACGCAGGCTACAACTCGGGGTACAACCGCCCCGCGGCGCCGGTGCGCGGTGTGAGCGTCGGCAACATCATGTCGGCCATGGCCACGTTCAAGACCCGGCCGCGCACGCCGGCGGTGCCCGCGCTCACCCGCGCGCCCGTCACTGCCATGCCAGCCCTGCGGGGCATGAACAATGTACCGGTGCCCTTGCAAGTGCCTGGATTG acTACTCCATCGGGAAAGCCTGCAAGGCCTTTACAGCAGGCGCCATCAATTTCCATCACGCCTCTGCCGCGCAACCCGCAGCCCGGCAGCCCGCTGGCTCTGGGGACGCAGGCTAAAGGAACATTCGTTATCTGTGAAATCTGCGATGGATACATAAAGGATTTGGAACAGCTAAGAAACCACATGCTGTGGACACATCAAGTGAAAATCCACCCGAAAATGATTTACAACAGACCGCCGCTGAATTGCCAGAAATGCCAATTCCG GTTCTTCACGGACCGAGGTCTGGAGCGGCATCTGCTGGGCTCGCACGGGCTCGTCACCAGCTCCATGCAAGAAGCCGCCAATAAGGGAAAGGACGCTGGACGTTGTCCCGTCTGTGGCAGG GTATACCAATGGAAATTGCTCAGTCACGTGGCGCGAGACCACAAGCTGACTCTCAAACCGGCGCATCTCTCGTACAAATGCACCGTGTGCACTGCCACCTTCGGCATGTACAAACAGTTTGAGAACCACGTGTACTCTGCCCACCGCGTGGTGGCCAAGCGCGTGGTCGATAAGGGAAAGCCCGACGCGCCCAAAGATGCAGCGGTTCTCAAGCCGGTCAAGATTAACGATGAGATTACTATCACGCCGCAACCGGCCAAGGCGACGACGTCTAAGGGGAAATAA
- the LOC105380509 gene encoding uncharacterized protein LOC105380509 — protein sequence MRCHQVLQIVLLLLSEAIAFRIYNPRRVYMPTLEMNCYEMPMKVTMVPARTKSEAWRLQKKLKVSAALPPGGAGVSTSPTPLNALEIQKRFDHLFTETDDIVKEHAKLVQDINSLRQVVFVAPLADETKDYDESVYHEIIETTSTTTARPTPRSSPSTTPPTKWSKPGGIPVLLLGGASQRLSVKSASAPRPTISLVGTSASPLAKHPYPFVGPGAAKPYRVCMPTSLPVTYAAPTRRPSLWSRLLSFFPRLTG from the exons ATGCGTTGCCATCAGGTGCTCCAGATTGTGCTGTTGCTTCTGTCTGAAGCAATAGCCTTCAGGATCTACAATCCACGGCGGGTTTACATGCCGACCTTGGAG ATGAACTGCTACGAGATGCCGATGAAGGTGACCATGGTGCCAGCCAGGACAAAAAGTGAAG CCTGGCGACTACAGAAGAAGCTGAAAGTGTCTGCGGCCCTGCCGCCGGGCGGAGCGGGCGTATCCACCTCGCCCACGCCGCTCAACGCGCTCGAGATACAGAAGCGCTTCGACCACCTGTTCACCGAGACCGACGACATCGTCAAGGAGCACGCCAAGCTCGTGCAGGACATCAACAGCCTGCGCCAGGTCGTGTTCGTCGCGCCCCTCGCCGACGAAACGAAGGACTATGACGAATCCGTCTACCACGAGATTATCGAGACCACCTCCACCACCACCGCCCGGCCGACGCCGCGGTCGTCGCCCTCCACCACGCCGCCGACCAAGTGGAGCAAGCCCGGGGGCATCCCCGTACTGCTGCTGGGAGGCGCCAGCCAGCGCCTGTCGGTGAAGAGCGCGTCGGCGCCGCGGCCCACCATCAGCCTGGTGGGCACGTCCGCGTCGCCGCTCGCCAAGCACCCCTACCCCTTTGTGGGCCCCGGCGCCGCCAAGCCCTACCGCGTGTGCATGCCCACCTCGCTGCCCGTCACCTACGCCGCGCCCACGCGCCGGCCCTCGCTCTGGAGCCGGCTACTCTCCTTCTTCCCGCGGCTCACGGGGTAG